A part of Ammospiza caudacuta isolate bAmmCau1 chromosome 7, bAmmCau1.pri, whole genome shotgun sequence genomic DNA contains:
- the AKNAD1 gene encoding LOW QUALITY PROTEIN: protein AKNAD1 (The sequence of the model RefSeq protein was modified relative to this genomic sequence to represent the inferred CDS: inserted 1 base in 1 codon; deleted 1 base in 1 codon), with amino-acid sequence METTTKCKLPDWMKAQMNNSFADALGCSTDATEEEEDYLVYDGDVGIGCKYNNNSENLNACSCTRDISGILNLACSEDNKNIKAAANYETPLQPEEFSSHHRGTRGTTAVPIEMPGSEASFQQELPVGSASKAGSREHGTTSKMSTVLLRHFSRGELLSTCPLIECETIPEVSFTESIDDTGSKPEPSEHSRGSLVYEQWAASSEEYPLEKHKEVQAHDKNGNSFNGNRSVSKKSIFSSGQCGCRQEFSEVVNEAGDTHTFQNMKDERALFKRTVSPCELKYGQGQAHYCLPDFSDAASEVQVPKKPDNITSVPSTAREKPFPILQSKSVPVNNILENKNHFNSAEVENQEERSISELLQQLQMLTQHADIQNHIDHLRFNAKILPQSDFANANIAISSGHTGTPPDVITLRAPVPVQPTHGLLKARLQPGTAASALPAAGTVKAQCLNPSDSLPELTLGEKMSQILKDQTEQLTKKVEDFSKHMIQETLFLQDKYLALNQLKRYLDALERNYLKAREEHHNLHLQNYKDKPINLGEFDPERRVEGGIFRLGMLLEDIEEQMEGSKGSLSSLLTSYESAQSFCESLTVSSTADLPQTRGTETPSFHKKHEGERSQTTDVIPPANQLSLEGKKCNLCLHINTNIQEEKTGTSPLFMQRKPTDLSDTNLSSDSEDFSACDSYNDSQSKNLGNCDTLSYKSLNVRLCGEKQGLRCRCPRGSRDQVKLRNYKESVQSCTLCRRRSSGSSSTPAYSQKRISTQKAQKPSQPDEVVTRLHERWNTNNDGXVLYNCMENSTYRKLTCDQVLSRCMKSFVAAKTCCSSTYDKIILPQQYTPSKKSAQRKSAINIRDRNASDFYSNVLSSTLDHAIETANSLKEATERMVQAVSEDLAKVKRKQF; translated from the exons ATGGAGACTACAACAAAGTGCAAACTGCCAGACTGGATGAAAGCCCAAATGAATAATTCATTTGCAGATGCATTAGGCTGTAGCACAGATGCAactgaagaggaagaagatTACTTAGTTTATGATGGAGATGTAGGAATAGGCTGTAAATACAACAATAACTCAGAGAATTTGAATGCCTGTAGTTGTACAAGAGATATTTCTGGTATTTTAAACTTAGCCTGTTCTGAAGATaacaaaaacataaaagcaGCAGCCAATTATGAAACTCCTCTACAGCCTGAAGAATTCTCCAGTCATCACAGAGGCACCAGAGGAACAACTGCAGTTCCAATTGAAATGCCTGGAAGCGAAGCTTCCTTTCAGCAGGAATTACCTGTTGGCAGTGCCAGTaaagcaggcagcagagaaCATGGAACTACCTCCAAGATGTCCACGGTCCTCCTGCGTCATTTTTCTAGGGGAGAATTACTAAGCACATGCCCCTTAATTGAATGTGAGACAATACCGGAGGTGTCCTTTACTGAAAGTATCGATGACACCGGGAGCAAACCTGAGCcttcagagcacagcagaggctcTTTAGTGTATGAACAATGGGCAGCCAGCTCTGAGGAGTATCCCTTAGAAAAGCACAAAGAAGTACAGGCTCATGACAAAAATGGAAACTCATTTAATGGGAATAGATCTGTTTCaaagaaatctattttttcttctggacAATGTGGGTGCAGACAAGAATTTTCAGAAGTGGTTAATGAGGCTGGAGATACACACACCTTTCAAAACATGAAAGATGAGAGAGCCCTGTTTAAGAGAACAGTTTCACCTTGTGAGCTCAAATATGGCCAAGGGCAAGCTCACTATTGCCTTCCTGACTTCTCTGACGCTGCTTCAGAAGTTCAAGTACCAAAAAAACCTGACAATATTACCTCAGTTCCTTCAACTGCAAGAGAAAAACCCTTTCCTATTTTGCAAAGTAAATCAGTACCTGTGAACAACATTTTGGAAAATAAGAATCACTTCAATTCTGCTGAAGTAGAGAACCAAGAAGAAAGGAGTATTTCAGAACTGCTGCAACAGCTACAG ATGCTGACACAGCATGCTGACATCCAGAATCATATTGACCATCTGAGATTTAATGCTAAG ATACTTCCTCAGTCAGACTTTGCAAATGCCAACATTGCCATTTCCTCAGGACACACTGGGACACCACCTGATGTCATCACATTACGTGCTCCTGTCCCTGTACAACCTACACATGGTTTGCTTAAagcaa GACTGCAGCCTGGAACAGCAGCATCAGCACtaccagcagctgggacagtaAAAGCACAGTGTCTGAATCCTTCTGATTCACTGCCAGAACTAACACTAGGAGAAAAGATGTCTCAAATACTGAAGGATCAGACAGAGCAACTGACTAAGAAA GTGGAAGACTTCTCTAAACATATGATCCAGGAAACACTCTTTTTACAAGACAAATATCTG GCATTAAATCAACTGAAAAGATACCTTGATGCcttggaaagaaattatttaaaagctAGAGAAGAGCACCACAACTTACACCTGCAGAACTACAAGGACAAGCCTATCAACCTTGGAGAGTTTGATCCTGAGAG AAGGGTGGAAGGAGGAATATTCAGACTTGGCATGCTGCTTGAAGACATTGAGGAACAAATGGAAGGCAGCAAAGGCAGCCTGTCATCGTTACTGACTTCCTATGAATCTGCCCAGTCTTTCTGTGAG AGCCTCACAGTTTCAAGCACCGCTGATCTCCCACAAACAAGAGGTACTGAAACTCCATCTTTTCACAAGAAGCATGAGGGAGAAAGAAGTCAGACAACTGATGTAATCCCACCAGCAAATCAACTTTCTTTAGAAGGCAAAAAGTGCAATCTTTGTCTGCACAT aaatacaaatatccaagaagaaaaaactggGACATCTCCACTCTTCATGCAGAGAAAACCAACTGATTTATCAGATACCAACCTGA GCAGTGATTCAGAAGACTTCTCAGCCTGTGATTCTTATAATGACTCACAAAGCAAGAACCTTGGCAACTGTGACACTCTAAGTTACAAATCATTAAATGTGAGATTATGTGGAGAGAAACAAG GACTTAGATGCAGATGCCCCAGGGGAAGCAGAGATCAAGTAAAACTCAGGAATTATAAAGAGTCTGTTCAGTCTTGTACCCTGTGTAGAAGAAGGAGCTCTGGTTCAT CCTCAACTCCAGCTTATTCACAGAAGAGAATCTCCACTCAAAAGGCTCAAAAACCCAGTCAGCCAGATGAAGTTGTAACCAGACTTCATGAAAG ATGGAATACAAATAATGATG CTGTGCTTTACAATTGCATGGAAAATTCTACTTACCGT AAATTAACTTGCGACCAAGTGCTGTCGAGGTGTAT GAAATCCTTTGTGGCTGCCAAAACCTGCTGCTCAAGCACATATGATAAAATTATCCTTCCACAGCAATACACACCCAGTAAGAAATCTGCCCAAAGAAAATCTGCAATCAACATCAGAGACAGAAATGCCAGTGATTTCTATTCAAAT GTTTTAAGTTCTACTCTGGATCATGCCATAGAGACAGCAAACAGTTTGAAGGAAGCTACAGAGCGGATGGTACAAGCAGTTTCAGAAGATCTAGCTAAAGTTAAGAGAAAACAGTTTTAA